One genomic region from Halococcus qingdaonensis encodes:
- a CDS encoding pentapeptide repeat-containing protein, with amino-acid sequence MVETRCGYVEDVALLAGRGTACCWRPVENDEHCFWHRSGPKSRKELDAHRPNPDERLDGADLRGADLAGVSWLCDRSLVGADFTGATLRGADLTGADCRRATFDRVDARGARFDDADVEGALFDNADLRGGSLDGTKLYRVDFTDVRLDRGTDFGDRVVYEKRTRGEGRKTRIARLEAASWTYRELRRLFERDALPRRARQCYLGEKSTRRRAAWSRGEFLHALKLEGSRWLMRYGTSPTRVVTSSAMVMVAWAILYPLTGGLQTISGTYEFEHPIHDVATATPLQLARVFYNGLYFSVVTFATLGYGDIQPIGPLARALAGIESLLGSLLMALLVFVLTRRVR; translated from the coding sequence ATGGTCGAGACGCGATGTGGCTACGTCGAGGACGTGGCGCTCCTCGCGGGCCGCGGGACGGCGTGCTGCTGGCGACCGGTCGAGAACGACGAGCACTGCTTCTGGCACCGCTCCGGACCGAAATCCAGGAAAGAACTCGACGCACACCGACCCAACCCCGACGAGCGCCTCGACGGTGCCGACCTCCGTGGAGCGGATCTCGCGGGCGTCTCGTGGCTGTGCGATCGGAGCCTCGTCGGGGCGGACTTCACAGGCGCGACGCTCCGCGGTGCGGATCTCACCGGTGCGGACTGTCGGCGAGCGACGTTCGACCGGGTCGATGCCCGCGGCGCACGGTTCGACGATGCCGACGTCGAGGGTGCGCTGTTCGACAACGCCGATCTCCGTGGGGGAAGCCTCGACGGGACGAAGCTCTACCGTGTCGATTTCACCGACGTGCGCCTCGATCGCGGCACTGACTTCGGCGATCGAGTGGTCTACGAGAAGCGGACGAGGGGCGAAGGACGAAAGACGCGTATCGCGCGACTCGAAGCCGCGAGCTGGACCTACCGCGAACTGCGCCGACTGTTCGAGCGGGATGCCCTCCCGCGCCGCGCACGGCAGTGTTATCTCGGCGAGAAGAGCACGCGACGGCGGGCCGCGTGGTCGCGTGGCGAGTTCCTCCACGCGCTCAAGCTCGAAGGCTCGCGGTGGCTGATGCGCTACGGAACCAGCCCGACTCGCGTGGTGACGAGTTCGGCGATGGTGATGGTCGCGTGGGCGATCCTCTACCCGTTGACCGGCGGGCTGCAGACGATCTCCGGCACGTACGAGTTCGAGCACCCGATCCACGACGTCGCCACGGCCACGCCGCTCCAGTTGGCCCGCGTGTTCTACAACGGGCTCTACTTCAGCGTCGTCACGTTCGCCACGCTCGGCTACGGTGACATCCAGCCGATCGGGCCGCTCGCCCGCGCGCTCGCCGGGATCGAATCGCTGCTCGGCTCGCTCCTGATGGCCCTGCTGGTGTTCGTGCTCACCCGACGAGTTCGATGA